ccagcaagaaaaaaaaagtatgtacCTCTTAAGGACTTGTATCCGATTTTTTGggatatgttttttttcttttttcttcagcgTATCAGAAACTAAAAACATACATAGTTTTTTAATCCAGTTCCTGAAATGAAGGTCAATTTATTGCTGTAATTCGTCTATAGTTTCCTTTCCTGTACCAGTGTGTGTTTGCAGGCTGAAGATATTATCGACCGGAGAAGTATAATTTCCCTTCTGTAATCAAGTCTCAACCAAAGAATATTCAGATGGGAAAAGTTAGGCTTTGGCAATTCTGAAATACTCACCTCGGCTTCTGGTTTGGTTTGTCTCCTTCAGAATATGAAACTTCCAGGTCTGGAAGTGAAAAACATTTCTCACCTGGCAGACTTACCATTATTCTGCGTACTTTAAAAGGAGCACAACTTCTTTGATTATCCCTGTATCCTTCAAATCATTTATCCACCATCCTGTGGACGTATAAGCAGCAGTCCTGATCAAGCTTTGACCATTCTTATCTTTCAGTGTTCCTAATACCagataatcaaataaataaaagggaaaacTAAAGACCTCACCTGGACTGCTGAAGTTTTGAAATCTTGACTTAAACATCAGTGCGTTTTATCTTACCAAATGTTGTACTCGTTGTCTTATTTATCTTTTGTTATTTCCTATTTTGCTTTCCCCATCTTTCCATCTACTGGAGGAAAATCAAGCTGCTCCTATGAGCTCCTTCCTCATCTTCTGCCTCACTGGCTGTTAACTGCTGAGCTTGACCCATCCCTGAGAGAACAATGAGGGCATCATAGTAGAATCCTCACAGGTTGCATCACAATCACCACATCGAGGGCAGGAGACTAGTTGCCATCGCCAAGCACCTTTGCAGCTTGCAGACACCTATAAGGGTCATCTTTCTACACAATGATGATTCTCATGTAATGCTAACCCACGGTTTATTTAACCCAAGGTTTATTACCCTACCTAGGGTTTGAGGGCAGATAATTGAACAAACCAGTTTGTGTTCTAAACTGTGaagtttttttccttctcttgcaCTCATTTCCTCTGTGTGTCCCAAATGTCTTGGTAGTACTGGCATGCAGAGCAACTAGTATTTGGTTCACATATAGGTCGTCatctcaccggggggggggggggggaggaatcgcgtttccttaccatcgcttctctacCTGCGCTTTGTCCcgattacttcctcattctcaagagagaggaaagaggaagtaaacaatatgcacgtggcccattcagtggtctggtttgatcacgctgcttctcctgcacacagcaggagatagaaagttccgtctcaaaaaataagtcggacttactgggagctccatcagacaagtgttttattgcacactcgctgctgggcactcacggatttttgtgggttcctctcatgacgtcgtcttcctcccgccccttctagtcttcttcacaCGACAAAAAAGCAcctcagtaagtccaacttattttttaagaCGGTACTTGCTATCTCCTGCCGGGTGCAGAAGCAGCACAATCCAAATGGGCcatgtgctcattgtttacttccgctttcgaaagaggaagtaatgagggacaaacatgggtggagaagtgacggtaaggaaatgtgatttccccctatgtgatgacactctggggtgttgtttttttgtcacatgaaTAAGGCTAGAAGGGGGAGGAGGCGCACAGGAGAACAACCCACGAAAATCCGAGGCCCAGTAAAGAGTGTACAACAAAAcgttcatctgatggagcttatAATGATAGGGATGGAGAGGGAAAAAGCACtgtgaactgaaaacaaaagggaaggtcaaaaaaagaaaaataattgtgCTCTACGTGTTTCAGAGATGTCTTTTTCTTCAAGAGCTGTATATATAGTCTTATAGCCATTCCATGAGAGCTATATGCTTTGAAAGCACTGTATACAAGTACctcagaaaaaaaaggaattgcttgTCTTGGAATCAAGAAATTGAATAGCTGTATACAGCTCCTAAAGGAGACATCTCCAAAACATGTAGagctcaattccccccccccccccaagaacttGAGTTTGCTTCACACATACCTGtggtttaaccatgggttgtttgtggcatgggcagaatccaacaggggtGCTTCCACCCCAGCAATTTTGCACCCTGCAAATTCGGTTGCACAAGCAAgtcccactgcttgcacaactgaGATTTAGCAGTTCCCAAAGGAAgcacagaaatgagcagaaacgctTGTTTCTTGAAATAAGCATTTTTTGCACATTTCAGTTGCCCTTGGAAGTGCTCGGAGTTCATTTTGCAAGTGGCAGGTGCCACTTACAAACAGAAATTGACAGGATGCAATAGAACCAGCTGGGGAGCAAGTGTCCCATTGGATTTTGCCTCCTGGGTTATTTTGCTCCCTGGCTTATTAGAGCAACCAGGATTGAACAATACAACAACTggcttgtgtgaacccagcctatagCAGTGAGTGAAAGGCTgtataaataaatcaccaggaaCTGGCAAAACTGTTGACaagagaaagtggaggaagaaaagcTGCGAGTGAGCCAGAAATGTATCACCTAAAGTCACAGGTGAGCAACAACTGTTTATATACATGGGGTaaacataaaatcaaataaaGACATGAAGTCTCAGGATGTTTTATTCCTGGTTTTATTGCTAAGTGTGCCTTGATGGATCAGACCTCAAGATCCATCTGCTTTGGACATGCGAGTGACAGATACTGTTACTAAAAAATGGCAAATTGAGGCCCTGTGAGGATGAGGGTGGCAGCTCAGTTCCCTGCGtcctcttcttccctcttcccctcaaGTGAACATCAGGGGAAGGTAAGGGGTCATGGTAGGACACTTTGAGCAGCTCCCGAGCTGAGCATTTGAATAGGGTGGGGTGAATCAACCGTACTCCTGACTGTGACATCTGGAAAGTTCCTTTCATTCCTTGTTGAAACAGGCAGCATCAGAGAATCCAGCTCTAGACTCTAAATGATCAACATGCCTGTACTTGGGACAGTTGTTGGTATAGATTCTACTTCCAGCGTGTGCCGGAGTGGTTCAAAAATAAAGCAGAATGcccaaactgtaaaaaaaaaaaaaaaaaaaagccctttcaGGACCGAAGATGACACCATAGTATCACCCCTGCCGTATGTACTTCAGAACACTCCTGGTAAAGCCCTTTACACACACAACTGAGTTGCGGACCTGCTAGCATACAGATAAATGACGACAATTGCAATTTGTCTGTGTTATCATTGACTATATGAAACTGTGAGCAGAGAGAACACCTGAACTTAGTGTTATCTtcaaatgcaattttagaaatTCCAAGTAACATAGCAAGCATAACAATTACACTTCCAAGCAGCCGCCaattttggttttatttactATTTCTTGGTTAGAAGTTACTGTGTGTCACTTAAACCTTTCCAAAAGAATCAAAGTCAACCATCAAAATGTGATATAAAATACTTTTGCATGCAGATTTAGGTTAGAATTCTTTAGTTGAGGATAAAACAAATGATTAGGTTTAATGTGTTTTTCTATGCCTGCCTCTCAACTGATTGTATCCCCTACTAAGCAGCTGACTTGCTATGGCCCAATTTTGTGAGAAAGACCAGATTCCATCAGCAACACAAGGGGAAAAAGTATTCTCTTGCACCAGCTGCTTAGAATTCGATCCTGATTCCATTTTTACAACTATTGTTGCTTGACGAGTAACATCTGCACACTTACTGCTAGATAAATACGAATGAGTTGATTTCATGctgtttactttttattttgcACTTCATACATTAAGAAATCTGAAAAATGTTTTGAACTGTTTATTGATGTAAATAAGTTTGTGTTTGACATTGAAGATTATCTACTTCAACATTTCAAACAGTGGGTATTAAAGGTAAAGAGGAGGATCACGCCGGTTTATTTCAGTATTGTATCTTCGCTGGCTGAAaaggaaagaataaaacaattaagaTCACCCTAATTACACAAGCCTTTCTACCAAGTATACTTAAGTAAGCTATGCCAAATGTATTGTTGGCAGCgtttctgcaatttttaaaaggttttatttaaccaaATTTAACTtacaattgctattttattgtttacagGATTTATATAAGGTACAATCTGGATTGGCAAAGACGTAATAAACATTGTACTGTTCAGTACTTTGCAGGGAAATACGTGATACAAAATCACTGTTAATTGTCTTTCTCTGTACAAAAAATTAAAGTGCCATACTGAAAAAGTATCTCATTTTGACTGCCCTCTAAACATTATTACTGATGAGTTAACTTATTCAGCTAAAGCAATGTAACTCATTTTGGAGGGCCGTTTTCAGGGTTGAGGCTGCTGTACTTTTCCAGAACTTTGTTAATGCTAGTCTTGCAGCTACTAACATGAATTTGACCAGCTCCTCATATACACTTTTTATTTTGGCCTTCAAGtatatttaaaagaacaaatttTCGCACAGTTTCTACAACTCACTCCAGGCAAATtcacacagagggaaaataaaccGTGATGGCTTACTTTCTTTCCCTGTGCATACTGGTCACAAGCCACCTAATTAACATAATTATCCCCACGAAGCGTTGGCTGTTATGACGTCCAAATCCGGCAAGGCTGGCTGGCTAGGGTGGCTTACAAGGCACCCAGCAACCTTAGTAGAAGTAATGGGTTTCAGGGTGGTTTTTAAACCAACCCAGTCACCAACCCTCATTGGGTTCAGATGTCTCGATAACCCACACCCAGAAAGGGGAATTATGCTGATTAGTCAGCCCAAGACTGGCACGTGCAGAAGGGAAAATAATAAGCTACCATGGCTTACTTTCCCTTCAcagtcatgcaaacctggtcattAACTGATGATGGTTTAGCTACCCAACGATCAAGAACACAGCTATTTAATTCTCCCCCAAATATGTGAGATACCACATTTCCAAAACCTCTGATAGCGAAATGAGGTTTTCAGAAATAAAACTTGAGCCACATTCAGTCTTATGCCTGAAAAGACTTAGAGCCCAAGAACTACCCATTCTCATAGGAGCTCATACCCTGTTTTTCCTGTATCAGTCATTGATATTGACAAGCCTACTAAGACAAGCTGAGATCCGGACAGTGGGCAATTTTGCTACATCCCAAACAGGTGTAAAATTTCCATAAATCTTGAGGCCATGgcaaaaaaagcatttttcctccttgtttttttccagagaaaaaaatggaaatttggggggaaaccgAAAAAATAAGCAATGCTTATATTTTTAGCAGTATCTACAGATCTAATGTCACTTTGTGGCTTTAaggaagccttctccaacctggtgccctctagctcccatcagcctcaggcagcatggctaaagatcaggaatgctgggcactgtagtccaaaacatttggagggcaccaggttagaaagGCTGTAtgaggaacataaagcagcctttctgttcctaaagttattttacatctaacttagtttgctcataaaattatcattgtatttcaaaagtaaactcagttagtAAATGTGTAATGAtggtctgaatagattagaatagAAAGACTGCTACAACGTCTGAAATACAGGAtgctatagaacaaaacccaaactgtcaaaaatgcacatttactgtcaagaatgcacaatggtgactgtATTCACGTGTCTAtcaatcagtaaaatatactttagaaagaaagaagtaactatgctgggaatcttacaaagAGGATtttaaacattcccccccccatggctttattatttccagacattttacatctctagcctgCCTATAAAAGGGTTATTACatggtttttagaaatcattttggggggaattaatggttgggtaacaatatataaatacttgtcttaaatatttcataattcaaagctgttcaatttttccaatttcagaaaaaaaactgtcctcggggggggggaaatagggagaaaatgtgttgttttcctttttaaaaacaaaacaaaactgttcccccctcccccccgggccTTACATCTCTAATCCCAAATGATTTGTTCAATCAAATATTGCTGAGGCCTTCAGCACAGTGACTGGAAGGAGGCAAGGCCAGATCAGTAAATCATGCTGACTTTTCTATGGGCTCACAGGAGTCTTTGATTAATTACTTCTTACAGAACAGTTTAGGAATTACTCAATAGAGGCATATTAATTCTACAAGTAAAACGGCCTCAGAATCTTAACTGGCTCATTTTAAGCTTACGGACGTCACACTACATGGTACTAGAAAATATAAATGGTTGTCTTTAAaaggtgcaggaagagaagggaaacccagtgagggagtgaaaaaacaagccgaaggcaggggcggaaacaagaataatcttgcaaaatattatttgtataaaaaagggtttaatgaaggtgcctatgcgtttcggacaaaaaatgtccttcctcagggcttattcaacaaagTTTTTACAGTTGTCTGCTCAATGaaatcactttttaaaagccatgtaTAGCAGTCAATTGGCGTTTGTTAAGCATGCTAGTTAATACATTTCTTCATGGCATCTCTATAACCATAATACTGGAAGTGAACTGCCCAAAACTGCATGTGGTTTTTGCCCGTTATCATTTAACTATTAAAAATAGCTTCTTTGGGCCTACCTATAAAATATAAATTTCTTCCTGGCATATCACAGCTAGTGAGAAAATGAACTCCCTGTTATTCCAAATGCCCCCCTCTCATCAAGAGTCTATCTGGTCTATCAATTTATTCTGTGAAGGAAATATCTATTGCTACTTAGTTCTTAGCATAACTATACAGCAACCAAAATAAAGAAAGCTGACAGTATCCGTGAATCCGTGACTATCTGGTCTAAGGGTGAGAGCTGCCAAAATCCTGATTTTGAGAAAATCACCAGAAGAATGTTTTTTAATTGGTTCTGCTGCACAAGAAGCCTTCCTCTTCAAAATGAGACACTTGAAGGCAAAGATTCATCAGGGAATTCTAAACAATGAAATGCGATCCATTAAGCAGTTTCTGCCGTTATGTTCCCAACAAGGCACAACATagctcctctttttaaaaatgactagactttttaaaaatgctacctGTTACCATTCTCATAATATCACCTGGCAGATTAGAGGCACTGTGCTTTAAGATAGATAGTACTTAACTTTGATTTGAAAATTAAAAGTATGAAAAGATTTAGGAAAAAATACCTTCTGCAATTGCTTTTGCAATTCGTTCCATTTCCTCAcgcttctttttctcctctgcttctattctcttttcctcttcggCAACAGGTTTTAAGTAGTCTATCAttaaatgaacattttttttcagtATCACTGTCAATTTGCATTATAATCTATTTGGTGAACAGAATCTTGTACTAGTTATTGTTTCACAATTCTTTGCCTCTGATTCATTAAAAATATAGAGTGTTTCAAGGTATACAGAGAGATAGTGAGGTCTCTGGAGAACAAGATCTGTGGCCTTATTCTGTTTTTGAATACTAGTAGTTATGCCAGCGATCAAGTAACTTTGCAAAAAGAATGATCAGTTACTAGTggctatattcatttatctgcaTAAATCACAACAAAGCAACTGACACTTTAATTAAAAAAGTATGTAAAACTATGTTAAAAAGTATGTAAGGTTATGTTTACATACATACTTAAGTACAAATGGTAAACTTACAGCTTGAATTCCTGATGGTACATGCTTTGGAGTATTATAGTTTCCTCCACCTTATACAAATCTTTTGTTTCGCTTGTTACTAAGCTTTGTAGAGATAAACACAGGTACATCCACGTATACTCACCAGGAGTATTTTCTACAATAGATTTTAAATTACTTTAAACGTGCTCATAAGTATTCATAACCAAGAATGCATCACCTCAGAAGGTAGGAATTCCTGACATTGACTCACCAACAAAAGATTGTAATATGGGCCAATATCTATGTGCAACAAAATGTGTGTGACCCAATGCACTCTTTCCACCACAAAATGATCCGAGGTAACTCACATCAGATTTTTAAGAAGACAGACATATGCGAATATTTGTTACAGGGCAACCAAGGAGAAAGGCTTTTGCATATAAGAATCCACTCTGATTCACAAAGTTTTTTCTAATTCAGGAGAACTGCTTATCTTATTCATAATTACAATGTGTAAGCAATTGAAAATTGACAAAAGCTCAATTAAAACCATACCCAATTGTTTTTCCTGAGCTACTTACCATATCTTTTTTTCCCATAGATCATTCCAAGTAACAGTGCTGAGTACCTGGTGAACTGTAAAATGAATTTCAGAAATTTGAATGATAGAACATAACGTAAGTGCATAAATACACAACCTTTTGCTTTGCAGTTCCCAGACTTTATGGACTACAAAGCTTGGAGCAAGTTTCTTATGTCTGCAGCTATGGCTCTTTCTCATCCCATTTTCCAAGCAGTCTTGCTTGCTTAAGCTCACAAGGGGTAAATGTCATGGTGGGTGTGTCACAGCACACCAGTGAAGCAGCCCACTTCAAAATCCAGCCCACTTTAATGGGCTGATAAGATTTAAAGCTAAAAGCACAAATTACATACATTTGTATCTAGTCCAAAATGAAAATAGTGGGATTTTGCTGGATTATCCAATGTACGTGAATAACCAAGTCTAAGAGTGTTGGTATAACCAACTTACACCCATTTTAAAATTCTGACCACACATCAAAAAAGTGTTTCCAAATACTTCTCAGCATCACTTGGACAAGATCAATATGTACTTAAGTATTTAAACAAGTCTACTCACCTAGAATGGATTCCCATTATAGATAATATACTTATAATACTAGCTTTCAGACAACAGATCAAGGCAATTCTCTTCCAGGTAAGATCCCTCTGACTTTTGTTGTTATGATTAATGCCACTACTTTAGTGTGTGTAGTACACTTCAAACGATTTGAGCATGTTTTTACAGGACTgctttcagtttgttttgttCACCATCTTGGGAGACATTTGGTCAAAAGGCAAGATCCAAACATTTTAATGAGCAAAtaaaggatgcaatcctgtgcatgtttaggcaaaagtcagacctacagctcccagcatccctcaccctGGAAGCTGTAGGACTCATTTccctaggggatgctgggagctgtaggacttgtttctatcTAAAAGTGCAtcggattgcgcccttagtgagACATTAAAGCATAACAAGTAGGgttactaaaaaaagaaaagaaaagaaaagaaaagtcgaTTTGTATGGCAAGATGAGAGATcttcctggtggtgcttttatattgtattttatattatggtttgatactgcttgttttatactttgaatggttttaatttttgtgaaccgcttagagaccttcagctatggttttttttttataaaaatgcaatataaataaataaattcttcgcTAGTGAAAACCCAACAACGCAGCGTTGCAGGACCGGCAGCTGAGAGACCACCGGCACCCACAGAGCTCCGTGGCCCCAGCCATTCTCCTTGACCTCCTTGACGGTCACCTTccggcaaaaggggggggggaacaccaaaacaaaaacactcgAGCTCCTCAGGCGCCAACCGCAGAGCCCACCAAACAGCCCTCCGGCCCAAGGGACCCGAAGCGACCGGCGCAGCCCCTCCGTTACCTTAATGAGCGGGGACACCTCCACCGGCGGAATCATCTTGCCTCTCCTCGGGGCGCCAAACCGGACGTGACGTAAAAGGCCGCTCAGAACTAGGGCAGTCTGGGAGCGCCGAGTTTATAACGCAAGCGCCATGACGTCAGGGCGGGGCTTGTTCAAGACGCAAGTGCGTCTGCGCCGCGAAGGCGGCGGGCGGAGTAGAGATAGAAAATGTAGAGTCACCCCCCTATCGGGTCTAAAATTGAACTGGATTTCCTCTTTAACTGTATGGCCAACGGGTGTTTTCAGTTTTCATTGGAAATTGGGACTGTGCATAGGGAAAAgtaattatggctgcaatcccctacttgtgagtaagtccAATTTTACTCAGT
This Elgaria multicarinata webbii isolate HBS135686 ecotype San Diego chromosome 6, rElgMul1.1.pri, whole genome shotgun sequence DNA region includes the following protein-coding sequences:
- the ATP5ME gene encoding ATP synthase subunit e, mitochondrial — encoded protein: MIPPVEVSPLIKFTRYSALLLGMIYGKKRYDYLKPVAEEEKRIEAEEKKKREEMERIAKAIAEASEDTILK